One bacterium DNA segment encodes these proteins:
- the rlmN gene encoding 23S rRNA (adenine(2503)-C(2))-methyltransferase RlmN, with product MARTAPTPRAGRSASSSASSSCAPTESTGLAPLTPAALRAWLRSARQPAYRAEQILRWAYQRGVESFDAMTDLAAPLRAALAEAFALPALMPVEVARAADHTRKLLFALEAGRAVESVIIPDPPRLTACISSQAGCAMGCAFCATARLGLQRHLTAAEIAGQLVAVRAALDPGERLSNVVFMGMGEPLANYDNVVAAIEILTAPWGFGLSGRRITVSTVGLLPQLQQVVRETPVSIAVSLTATTDALRDQLMPVNRRYPLRQLFDTCRALPIAQRRRITFEYVMLAGVNDALADAARLVGLLHGIRSKVNLIPFNPFPGAPYAPPPAAVVDRFKHRLLASNIPASVRATRGRDIQAACGQLAATRQGLLAG from the coding sequence ATGGCTCGGACGGCCCCGACACCGCGCGCTGGGAGATCGGCTTCTTCTTCGGCGAGCTCGAGCTGCGCGCCGACTGAGTCGACCGGGCTCGCGCCGCTGACCCCGGCGGCGCTGCGCGCCTGGCTGCGCTCGGCGCGCCAGCCCGCCTATCGCGCCGAGCAGATCCTGCGCTGGGCCTACCAGCGCGGCGTCGAGTCGTTCGACGCCATGACCGACCTCGCGGCGCCCCTGCGCGCCGCCCTGGCGGAGGCGTTCGCGCTGCCGGCGTTGATGCCGGTGGAGGTGGCGCGCGCCGCCGATCACACCCGCAAGCTGCTCTTCGCGCTGGAGGCGGGGCGCGCCGTCGAGTCGGTGATCATTCCCGACCCGCCGCGCCTCACCGCCTGCATCTCGTCGCAGGCCGGCTGCGCCATGGGGTGCGCCTTCTGCGCCACCGCCCGGCTCGGCCTGCAGCGCCACCTGACGGCGGCCGAGATCGCCGGCCAACTGGTCGCCGTGCGCGCCGCCCTCGATCCCGGCGAGCGGCTGTCGAACGTCGTCTTCATGGGCATGGGCGAGCCGCTGGCGAACTACGACAACGTGGTCGCCGCGATCGAGATCCTCACCGCGCCATGGGGCTTCGGGCTGTCCGGGCGCCGCATCACGGTGTCCACGGTCGGACTGCTGCCGCAACTGCAACAGGTGGTGCGCGAGACGCCGGTGAGCATCGCGGTGTCGCTCACCGCCACCACCGACGCGCTGCGCGACCAGCTCATGCCGGTCAACCGGCGCTACCCGCTGCGCCAGCTCTTCGACACCTGCCGCGCGCTGCCGATCGCGCAGCGCCGTCGCATCACCTTCGAGTACGTGATGCTCGCCGGCGTCAACGACGCGCTCGCCGACGCCGCCCGCCTGGTCGGCTTGCTGCACGGCATCCGCTCGAAGGTGAATCTCATCCCCTTCAATCCCTTCCCCGGCGCGCCCTACGCGCCCCCGCCCGCCGCGGTCGTCGACCGCTTCAAGCACCGCCTCCTCGCGTCCAACATCCCCGCCTCCGTCCGCGCCACGCGCGGCCGCGACATCCAGGCCGCCTGCGGCCAGCTCGCCGCGACCCGGCAGGGGTTGCTCGCCGGCTGA
- a CDS encoding VIT family protein, with translation MRAHHVEAHRAHRIGWLRAAVLGANDGVVSVASLVVGVAAGGATQGAVLLAGVAGLVAGAMSMAAGEYVSVQSQADTESADLARERRELAEEPERELAELTGIYAQRGLDEPLARQVARALMAHDALAAHSRDELGITETLRARSLQAATASAAAFAAGAAVPIAAALVAPAALLSPLIVASTLVTLAILGATAAYAGGASVWRGTLRVTFWGALAMALTAGVGRLFGAAV, from the coding sequence ATGCGCGCCCACCACGTCGAAGCCCATCGCGCCCATCGCATCGGCTGGCTGCGGGCGGCGGTGCTGGGCGCCAACGACGGCGTCGTCTCGGTCGCCAGCCTGGTGGTCGGCGTCGCGGCCGGCGGCGCGACGCAGGGCGCCGTGCTGCTGGCCGGCGTCGCCGGGCTGGTCGCCGGGGCGATGTCGATGGCGGCCGGCGAGTACGTCTCGGTGCAATCCCAGGCCGACACCGAGAGCGCCGACCTCGCCCGCGAGCGCCGCGAGCTCGCCGAGGAGCCGGAACGCGAGCTGGCGGAGCTGACCGGCATCTACGCCCAGCGCGGCCTCGACGAACCGCTGGCGCGACAGGTGGCGCGCGCGCTCATGGCGCACGACGCCCTCGCCGCCCACTCGCGCGACGAGCTCGGCATCACCGAGACCCTGCGGGCCCGCTCGCTGCAGGCGGCCACGGCATCGGCCGCCGCCTTCGCCGCCGGCGCCGCGGTGCCGATCGCGGCGGCGCTGGTGGCGCCGGCCGCTCTGCTCTCGCCGCTGATCGTCGCCAGCACCCTGGTGACGCTCGCCATCCTCGGCGCCACCGCTGCCTACGCTGGCGGCGCCTCGGTCTGGCGCGGCACGCTGCGCGTCACCTTCTGGGGCGCGCTGGCGATGGCCCTGACGGCCGGCGTCGGGCGGCTGTTCGGCGCCGCGGTCTGA
- the mtnP gene encoding S-methyl-5'-thioadenosine phosphorylase, whose protein sequence is MGERRLGIIGGSGLYALPGIRDVQPVHVDTPFGAPSDALMRGRLGDVEVVFLPRHGVGHRLLPSEVPFRANVFALKQLGVERLLSIGAVGSLREHLSPGHVVLPDQFIDRTVARPSTFFGDGIVVHVSLADPVCRVFADAVEASTRAAGGTVHRGGTYLCMEGPQFSTRAESHLYRQWGADVIGMTNWQEAKLAREAELCFASLALVTDYDCWKSDAEHVVIEEVLRILAANAALAQRAVAGVAERLPARTCACGSALRNAIITDRARIPAATRERLAPLIGKYLEHEEHQ, encoded by the coding sequence GTGGGGGAGCGCAGACTCGGCATCATCGGCGGCAGCGGCCTGTACGCGCTGCCCGGCATCCGCGACGTGCAGCCGGTGCACGTCGACACCCCGTTCGGCGCGCCGTCGGACGCGCTGATGCGCGGCCGTCTCGGCGACGTCGAGGTCGTGTTCCTGCCCCGCCACGGCGTCGGCCACCGCCTGCTGCCGAGCGAGGTGCCGTTTCGCGCCAACGTCTTCGCGCTCAAGCAGCTCGGGGTCGAGCGCCTGCTCAGCATCGGCGCCGTCGGCTCGCTGCGCGAGCACCTGTCGCCGGGGCACGTGGTGCTCCCGGACCAGTTCATCGACCGCACGGTGGCGCGCCCGAGCACGTTCTTCGGCGACGGCATCGTCGTCCACGTCAGCCTCGCCGATCCGGTGTGCCGCGTCTTCGCCGACGCGGTCGAGGCGTCGACCCGCGCCGCCGGCGGCACCGTGCACCGCGGCGGCACCTACCTGTGCATGGAGGGGCCGCAGTTCTCGACCCGCGCCGAGTCGCACCTCTACCGGCAGTGGGGCGCCGACGTCATCGGCATGACCAACTGGCAGGAGGCGAAGCTGGCGCGCGAGGCCGAGCTCTGCTTCGCCAGCCTGGCGCTGGTGACCGACTACGATTGCTGGAAGTCGGACGCCGAGCACGTGGTGATCGAGGAGGTGCTGCGCATCCTCGCCGCCAACGCGGCGCTGGCGCAACGCGCCGTCGCCGGCGTCGCCGAGCGGCTGCCGGCGCGCACCTGCGCCTGCGGCTCGGCGCTGCGGAACGCGATCATCACCGATCGGGCGAGGATCCCGGCGGCGACGCGGGAGCGGCTGGCGCCGTTGATCGGGAAGTATCTGGAACACGAAGAACACCAATGA
- a CDS encoding sugar kinase, whose protein sequence is MSLVVVGSVALDTVETPKGRAEDVLGGAALYFSLAASFFTPVRMVGVVGADFPRGTLDELRRRDIDLAGVAEAAGPTFRWSGRYHEDVNVRDTLHLDLGVFADFRPTLPEAYRDSQYVFLANIDPLLQASVLDQLHAPGVVGCDTMNHWIVESRPALTALLGRVGILVINDEEARLLSGERNVVRAAAKILEMGPRAVLIKRGEYGVIQFAGGSVFAVPAFPLEEVTDPTGAGDCFAGGFMGELARCGDHSPAALRRAIVYGSVMGSFVVEDFGPRRLLQLTPEDVERRYRQFVSLTDIGGG, encoded by the coding sequence ATGAGTCTCGTAGTCGTCGGATCGGTCGCGCTCGACACCGTCGAAACGCCGAAGGGCAGGGCGGAGGACGTGTTGGGGGGCGCGGCGCTCTATTTTTCGCTCGCCGCCAGCTTCTTCACGCCGGTGCGGATGGTCGGGGTGGTCGGCGCCGACTTTCCCCGCGGCACCCTGGACGAGCTGCGGCGGCGGGACATCGACCTGGCGGGCGTCGCGGAGGCGGCGGGGCCGACCTTCCGCTGGAGCGGCCGCTACCACGAGGACGTGAACGTCCGCGACACGCTGCACCTCGATCTCGGCGTGTTCGCCGACTTCCGCCCGACGCTGCCGGAGGCGTACCGCGACTCGCAGTACGTCTTCCTCGCCAACATCGACCCGCTGCTGCAGGCGTCGGTGCTCGACCAACTGCACGCCCCGGGGGTGGTCGGCTGCGACACCATGAATCACTGGATCGTCGAATCGCGGCCGGCGCTCACCGCGCTGCTCGGGCGGGTCGGCATCCTGGTGATCAACGACGAGGAGGCGCGGCTGCTGTCGGGCGAGCGCAACGTCGTCCGCGCCGCCGCCAAGATCCTGGAGATGGGGCCGCGCGCGGTGCTCATCAAGCGCGGCGAGTACGGGGTCATCCAATTCGCCGGCGGCTCGGTGTTCGCGGTGCCGGCGTTCCCGCTCGAGGAGGTGACCGATCCGACCGGCGCCGGCGACTGCTTCGCGGGCGGTTTCATGGGCGAGCTGGCGCGCTGCGGCGACCACTCGCCGGCGGCGCTGCGCCGCGCCATCGTCTACGGCAGCGTGATGGGCTCGTTCGTGGTCGAGGACTTCGGTCCGCGCCGCCTGCTGCAGCTCACGCCCGAGGACGTCGAGCGCCGCTACCGCCAGTTCGTCAGCCTCACCGACATCGGCGGCGGCTGA
- a CDS encoding glycosyltransferase family 2 protein yields MDLSLVVPVYNEVENVEALHREIDAALAPSGLDYEVLFVDDGSSDGTFERLAAIQRRDPHVAVISLSRNFGQTAAMMAGLERTRGDDVVFMDGDRQNDPADIPRLRAKRAEGYDMVAGWRIDRQDAWLSRRLPSRIANWLIGVITGVRLHDYGCSLKVLRGDLARSLRLYGEMHRFIPALIDDLGGRVVELPVNHRPRVAGRSKYGLSRTVRVILDLVTVKFLSLYATRPIHVFGVAGLLSTVAGLLITGWLGFERLILGVPIGGRPIVLLGILLTVMGLQFVTMGLLAELLVRTYHESQNKPVYRIARVLPPESDEGYGADRVDAPPFRRAP; encoded by the coding sequence ATGGATCTGTCGCTCGTCGTGCCGGTGTACAACGAGGTCGAGAACGTCGAGGCCCTGCACCGCGAGATCGACGCGGCCCTGGCGCCGAGCGGCCTCGACTACGAGGTGCTCTTCGTCGACGACGGCAGCAGCGACGGAACGTTCGAACGCCTGGCGGCGATCCAGCGGCGCGACCCGCACGTCGCCGTCATCAGCCTGAGCCGCAACTTCGGCCAGACGGCGGCGATGATGGCCGGGCTGGAGCGGACGCGCGGCGACGACGTCGTCTTCATGGACGGCGACCGCCAGAACGACCCCGCCGACATCCCGCGCCTGCGCGCCAAACGCGCCGAGGGCTACGACATGGTCGCCGGCTGGCGCATCGACCGCCAGGACGCCTGGCTCAGCCGCCGGCTGCCGTCGCGGATCGCCAACTGGCTGATCGGCGTCATCACCGGCGTCCGCCTGCACGACTACGGGTGCTCGCTCAAGGTGCTGCGCGGCGACCTGGCGCGCAGCCTGCGCCTGTACGGCGAGATGCACCGCTTCATCCCGGCGCTCATCGACGACCTCGGCGGACGCGTGGTCGAGTTGCCGGTGAACCACCGGCCGCGCGTCGCCGGGCGCTCCAAGTACGGCCTCTCGCGCACCGTCCGCGTCATCCTCGACCTGGTGACGGTGAAGTTCCTGTCGCTGTACGCGACGCGGCCGATCCACGTCTTCGGCGTCGCCGGCCTGCTGTCCACCGTCGCCGGCCTGCTGATCACCGGCTGGCTCGGCTTCGAGCGCCTGATCCTGGGGGTGCCGATCGGCGGCCGGCCGATCGTCCTGCTCGGCATCCTGCTCACCGTGATGGGGCTGCAGTTCGTGACCATGGGCCTGCTCGCCGAGCTGCTGGTGCGCACGTATCACGAGTCGCAGAACAAGCCGGTGTATCGCATCGCGCGGGTCCTGCCGCCCGAATCCGACGAGGGCTACGGCGCCGACCGCGTCGACGCCCCGCCATTCCGCCGTGCGCCCTGA
- a CDS encoding UDP-glucose/GDP-mannose dehydrogenase family protein: MKLCVVGTGYVGLVAGTCFAESGNDVICVDVDAAKIAALQRGEVPIYEPGLEELIKRNVAQQRLTFQTDLADAVRRSLICFIAVGTPEGANGEADLSAVWKVAEQIGDAMNDYKVVVDKSTVPVGTAARVGEIIRRRTSHPVDVVSNPEFLKEGAAIEDFQKPDRVVIGHHSERARAIMEELYKPLVRTGNPILFMTPESAEMTKYAANAMLAARISLINEIANLCDAMGSDVEDVRRGVGLDRRIGPAFLFPGVGYGGSCFPKDVKALITMAESNGLEPRLLRAVDHVNAAQKTLLFRKLAQHFDGQLGGRRFAVWGLSFKPRTDDMREAPAVTLIEALLEAGAAVQAHDPVARRVAERLFGDRIAYCEAPYEALRDADALLIVTEWGEFKQPDFARMRSLLRQPVIFDGRNLYELSTMRQLGFTYYAVGRPAVRAE, translated from the coding sequence GTGAAACTGTGCGTGGTCGGAACCGGCTACGTGGGACTGGTGGCCGGAACCTGTTTCGCGGAGAGCGGCAACGACGTCATCTGCGTGGACGTGGACGCGGCGAAGATCGCGGCGCTCCAGCGTGGCGAGGTGCCGATCTACGAGCCCGGGCTGGAAGAGCTGATCAAGCGCAACGTCGCCCAGCAGCGGCTCACCTTCCAGACCGACCTCGCCGACGCGGTGCGCCGCTCGCTGATCTGCTTCATCGCCGTCGGCACGCCGGAGGGCGCCAACGGCGAGGCCGATCTCTCGGCGGTGTGGAAGGTCGCCGAGCAGATCGGCGACGCGATGAACGACTACAAGGTCGTGGTCGACAAGAGCACGGTGCCGGTCGGCACCGCGGCCCGCGTCGGCGAGATCATCCGCCGCCGCACCAGCCATCCGGTCGACGTCGTCTCGAACCCCGAGTTCCTCAAGGAGGGGGCGGCGATCGAGGACTTCCAGAAGCCGGATCGGGTGGTCATCGGGCACCACAGCGAGCGCGCCCGGGCGATCATGGAGGAGCTGTACAAGCCGCTCGTGCGCACCGGGAATCCGATCCTCTTCATGACCCCGGAGAGCGCCGAGATGACCAAGTACGCCGCCAACGCGATGCTGGCGGCGCGGATCTCGCTGATCAACGAGATCGCCAATCTCTGCGACGCCATGGGCAGCGACGTCGAGGACGTGCGCCGCGGCGTCGGCCTCGATCGCCGCATCGGCCCCGCCTTCCTCTTCCCCGGCGTCGGCTACGGCGGCTCGTGCTTCCCCAAGGACGTGAAGGCGCTGATCACCATGGCCGAGTCGAACGGCCTCGAGCCGCGCCTGCTGCGCGCCGTCGACCACGTCAACGCGGCGCAGAAGACGCTGCTCTTCCGCAAGCTCGCCCAGCACTTCGACGGCCAGCTCGGCGGCCGGCGCTTCGCCGTCTGGGGCCTGTCCTTCAAGCCGCGCACCGACGACATGCGGGAGGCGCCGGCGGTGACGCTGATCGAGGCGCTGCTCGAGGCCGGCGCCGCCGTGCAGGCGCACGACCCGGTGGCGCGGCGGGTCGCCGAACGGCTCTTCGGCGATCGCATCGCGTACTGCGAGGCGCCCTACGAGGCCCTGCGCGATGCCGACGCGCTGCTCATCGTCACCGAGTGGGGCGAGTTCAAGCAGCCCGACTTCGCCCGCATGCGCTCGCTGCTGCGCCAGCCGGTGATCTTCGACGGGCGCAACTTGTACGAGCTGAGCACCATGCGCCAGCTCGGGTTCACGTACTACGCCGTCGGCCGGCCGGCGGTCAGGGCGGAGTGA
- a CDS encoding SDR family oxidoreductase, which produces MGRIVVTGGAGFIGSHLADRLVGEGHEVIALDNLSTGHGRNIAHLLGNPRFRFIHLDVTEYIYVDGPVDVIFHLASLPSPVDYLKKPIPTLKVGALGTHKTLGLARAKNALFLLASTSEVYGDPQVHPQPESYWGNVNPVGPRGVYDESKRFAEAMTMAYHRYHGVPTRIFRIFNTYGPRMRPDDGRVVTNFIAQALRGQPLTVYDDGARTRSFCYVSDLVEGMMRLWQRGDSDPVNLGNPREMTILEFAKVIRELSGSASPIEFLVPTDERTKDDPNTRRPDIARARALLGWEPQVALEDGLRATIAYFRERLREDGA; this is translated from the coding sequence ATGGGCCGGATCGTCGTCACCGGCGGCGCGGGCTTCATCGGCTCGCATCTCGCCGATCGTCTGGTGGGCGAGGGCCACGAGGTCATCGCGCTCGACAATCTGTCGACCGGTCACGGCCGCAACATCGCCCACCTGCTCGGCAACCCGCGCTTCCGGTTCATCCATCTGGACGTGACCGAGTACATCTACGTCGACGGCCCGGTCGACGTGATCTTCCATCTCGCCTCGCTCCCCAGCCCGGTCGACTACCTGAAGAAGCCGATCCCGACCCTCAAGGTCGGCGCCCTGGGGACGCACAAGACGCTCGGCCTGGCGCGCGCCAAGAACGCGCTGTTCCTCCTCGCCTCGACCTCGGAGGTGTACGGGGACCCGCAGGTCCACCCGCAGCCGGAGAGCTACTGGGGCAACGTCAACCCGGTCGGCCCGCGCGGCGTGTACGACGAATCGAAGCGCTTCGCCGAGGCGATGACGATGGCCTACCATCGCTACCACGGCGTGCCGACGCGCATCTTCCGCATCTTCAACACCTACGGCCCGCGCATGCGACCGGACGACGGCCGGGTGGTGACCAACTTCATCGCCCAGGCCCTGCGCGGCCAGCCGCTCACGGTCTACGACGACGGCGCGCGGACGCGCTCGTTCTGCTACGTCAGCGACCTGGTCGAGGGCATGATGCGGCTCTGGCAGCGCGGCGACAGCGATCCGGTCAACCTCGGCAACCCGCGCGAGATGACGATCCTCGAGTTCGCCAAGGTGATTCGGGAGCTGAGCGGCTCGGCGTCGCCGATCGAGTTCCTGGTGCCGACCGACGAGCGGACCAAGGACGACCCCAACACCCGCCGGCCGGACATCGCGCGCGCCCGCGCGCTGCTCGGCTGGGAGCCGCAGGTGGCGCTCGAGGACGGGCTGCGGGCGACCATCGCCTACTTCCGCGAGCGGCTGCGCGAGGACGGGGCGTGA
- a CDS encoding NAD-dependent epimerase/dehydratase family protein, which produces MRIAVSGGAGFIGSHVVDAYVAAGHEVAVLDDLSTGRAENLNPQARFHQVDLRDRDAVARVIARERPEIVNHHAAQLDVRRSVADPAFDASVNLVGFLNLLEAARQHGLRRVILASSGGVVYGESARLPTREEDPTEPISPYGVAKLASERYLHVYAHVYGLPSLWLRYANVYGPRQNPHGEAGVIAIFSTLLLEGKTPVINGSGTQTRDYVFVGDVVRANLLALESDYAGPLNIGTGIETDVNRLYALLCDAAGHHAGEQHGPAKPGEQMRSVLDPRRAGEVLGWRAETPLAEGLRRTVAWFREHRAAA; this is translated from the coding sequence GTGAGGATCGCGGTCAGCGGCGGCGCCGGGTTCATCGGCAGCCACGTCGTCGACGCCTACGTGGCCGCCGGCCACGAGGTGGCGGTGCTCGACGATCTCTCGACCGGCCGCGCCGAGAACCTGAACCCGCAGGCGCGCTTCCACCAGGTGGACCTGCGCGATCGTGATGCCGTGGCGCGCGTCATCGCGCGCGAGCGGCCGGAGATCGTCAACCATCACGCGGCGCAGCTCGACGTGCGCCGCTCGGTCGCCGATCCCGCTTTCGACGCGTCGGTGAACCTGGTCGGCTTTCTCAACCTGCTGGAGGCGGCGCGCCAGCACGGCCTGCGGCGGGTGATCCTCGCCTCGTCGGGCGGCGTCGTGTACGGCGAGAGCGCCCGGCTGCCGACCCGCGAGGAGGATCCGACCGAGCCGATCAGTCCCTACGGGGTCGCCAAGCTGGCCAGCGAGCGCTACCTGCACGTGTACGCGCACGTCTACGGCCTGCCGTCGCTGTGGTTGCGCTACGCCAACGTCTACGGGCCGCGCCAGAACCCGCACGGCGAGGCCGGCGTGATCGCCATCTTCAGCACCCTGCTGCTGGAGGGGAAGACGCCGGTGATCAACGGCAGCGGCACCCAGACGCGCGATTACGTGTTCGTCGGCGACGTCGTGCGCGCCAATCTGCTGGCGCTGGAGAGCGACTACGCCGGCCCGCTCAACATCGGGACCGGGATCGAGACCGATGTGAACCGCCTGTATGCGCTGCTCTGCGACGCCGCGGGCCACCACGCCGGCGAGCAGCACGGGCCCGCCAAGCCGGGGGAGCAGATGCGCAGCGTCCTCGATCCGCGGCGCGCCGGCGAGGTCCTCGGCTGGCGCGCCGAGACGCCGCTGGCGGAAGGCCTGCGCCGCACGGTAGCCTGGTTCCGGGAGCACCGCGCCGCCGCCTGA
- the lepA gene encoding translation elongation factor 4 yields the protein MTDLSHIRNFSIIAHIDHGKSTLADRLMEATKTITDRERQAQLLDSMDLERERGITIKASAVRMRYTARDGQPYLLNLIDTPGHVDFGYEVSRSLSACEGAVLVVDAAQGVEAQTLANVYQALDNNLEIVPVINKIDLPSAEPERVKHEIEETIGLDASEAVLASAKQNLGIDEVLEAVVRIVPPPKGDAAAPLKALIFDSWFDPYHGVVAVVRVFDGGIAAGDRVLLMSNGAKFQVTQVGVFAPRPAKADRLGPGEVGFFMAAIKDIHDAKIGDTVTSADRPTAAPLPGFKAVKPMVFSGLYPTESTQYEPLRDAMEKLRLNDSAFSYEPENSMALGFGFRCGFLGLLHMDIVRERLEREFGLSLIATAPTVAYRVTTTRGETLMVDSPAKLPEEGRIEMIEEPYILGSIHVPETYLGGVLKLCEEKRGRQKGLRYLGPTRVVVEYELPLNEVVLDFHDRLKSVSKGYASLDYEFIDMRPGDLVKLDVRVNGEPVDAMSLIVHRDRAYQRGREVIETMKEMIPRQMFEVVLQAAIGAKIIARETVRALRKNVTAKCYGGDISRKRKLLEKQKEGKKRMKQVGSVEIPQEAFLAVLKVPA from the coding sequence ATGACCGACCTCAGCCATATCCGCAATTTCTCGATCATCGCCCACATCGATCATGGCAAGTCGACGCTTGCCGACCGGTTGATGGAGGCGACCAAGACGATCACCGACCGCGAGCGCCAGGCGCAATTGCTGGACAGCATGGACCTCGAGCGCGAGCGCGGCATCACCATCAAAGCCAGCGCCGTCCGCATGCGCTACACGGCGCGCGACGGCCAGCCGTACCTGCTGAACCTGATCGACACCCCCGGCCACGTCGACTTCGGCTACGAGGTGTCGCGCAGCCTGTCCGCGTGCGAGGGCGCCGTCCTGGTCGTCGACGCGGCGCAGGGCGTCGAGGCGCAGACCCTGGCCAACGTCTACCAGGCGCTCGACAACAACCTCGAGATCGTGCCGGTGATCAACAAGATCGACCTGCCGAGCGCCGAGCCCGAACGGGTGAAGCACGAGATCGAGGAGACCATCGGCCTCGACGCCAGCGAGGCGGTGCTGGCCAGCGCCAAGCAGAACCTCGGCATCGACGAGGTGCTGGAAGCGGTGGTGCGCATCGTGCCGCCGCCGAAGGGCGATGCCGCCGCGCCGCTCAAGGCGCTCATCTTCGACTCCTGGTTCGATCCCTATCACGGCGTCGTCGCCGTGGTCCGCGTCTTCGACGGCGGCATCGCGGCCGGCGACCGCGTGCTGCTGATGTCGAACGGCGCCAAGTTCCAGGTGACCCAGGTCGGCGTCTTCGCCCCCCGCCCCGCCAAGGCGGATCGGCTCGGCCCCGGCGAGGTCGGCTTCTTCATGGCGGCGATCAAGGACATCCACGACGCCAAGATCGGCGACACCGTCACCAGCGCCGACCGGCCGACGGCCGCGCCGCTGCCCGGCTTCAAGGCGGTGAAGCCGATGGTGTTCTCGGGCCTCTATCCGACCGAATCGACGCAGTACGAGCCGCTGCGCGACGCCATGGAGAAGCTGCGCCTGAACGACTCGGCCTTCAGCTACGAGCCAGAGAACTCGATGGCGCTCGGCTTCGGATTCCGCTGCGGCTTCCTCGGCCTCCTGCACATGGACATCGTGCGCGAGCGCCTGGAGCGCGAGTTCGGCCTGTCGCTGATCGCCACGGCGCCGACCGTCGCCTATCGGGTGACCACCACCCGCGGCGAGACCCTGATGGTCGACAGCCCCGCCAAGCTGCCCGAGGAGGGGCGGATCGAAATGATCGAGGAGCCGTACATCCTCGGCTCGATCCACGTCCCCGAGACCTACCTCGGCGGCGTCCTCAAGCTCTGCGAGGAGAAGCGCGGCCGGCAGAAGGGCCTGCGCTACCTCGGCCCGACGCGGGTGGTGGTCGAGTACGAGCTGCCGCTCAACGAGGTGGTGCTCGACTTCCACGACCGCCTGAAGTCGGTGAGCAAGGGCTACGCCTCGCTCGACTACGAATTCATCGACATGCGGCCCGGCGATCTGGTGAAGCTCGACGTGCGGGTGAACGGCGAGCCGGTGGACGCCATGTCGCTCATCGTCCACCGCGACCGCGCCTACCAGCGCGGCCGCGAGGTCATCGAGACGATGAAGGAGATGATCCCGCGCCAGATGTTCGAGGTCGTGCTGCAGGCCGCCATCGGCGCCAAGATCATCGCCCGCGAGACGGTGCGGGCGCTGCGCAAGAACGTCACCGCCAAGTGCTACGGCGGCGACATCTCGCGCAAGCGCAAGCTCCTCGAGAAGCAGAAGGAAGGCAAGAAGCGGATGAAGCAGGTGGGCAGCGTCGAGATTCCGCAGGAGGCCTTCCTGGCGGTCCTCAAGGTGCCGGCCTGA
- the lepB gene encoding signal peptidase I, whose protein sequence is MSARAYLSTLGLALAAALLLRGLVLTGVKVPSGSMLPTLQVGDYLLVSPLPYGVRVPGLGWVVRWREPKVGDVVVFAGPRGDNQDYVKRVAAVGGELVEVRDGQLLVDGAPRIFPGTVTSHPAPGSQLPVRTDNFGPVPVPVGKLFMLGDSRDRSIDSRVWGFVDANDVRGKAGAIYWSMDGDDGWVRWERLGSEVR, encoded by the coding sequence CTGAGCGCGCGCGCCTACCTGTCGACCCTGGGCCTGGCGCTGGCCGCGGCCCTGCTGCTGCGCGGCCTCGTGCTCACCGGGGTGAAAGTCCCCTCCGGCTCGATGCTGCCGACCCTGCAGGTCGGCGACTACCTCCTCGTCAGCCCGCTGCCCTACGGCGTGCGCGTGCCGGGGCTGGGCTGGGTGGTGCGCTGGCGCGAGCCAAAGGTCGGGGACGTGGTGGTCTTCGCCGGCCCGCGCGGCGACAACCAGGACTACGTGAAGCGCGTCGCCGCCGTCGGCGGCGAGCTGGTCGAGGTGCGCGACGGCCAATTGCTGGTCGACGGCGCGCCGCGAATATTTCCCGGAACCGTGACATCCCACCCAGCACCGGGTTCGCAATTACCGGTGCGGACCGATAATTTTGGCCCCGTTCCGGTACCAGTGGGGAAGCTCTTCATGCTAGGAGACAGCCGCGACCGCAGCATCGACAGCCGTGTCTGGGGCTTCGTCGATGCCAACGACGTGCGCGGCAAGGCCGGCGCGATCTACTGGTCGATGGACGGCGACGATGGGTGGGTGCGGTGGGAACGGTTGGGCAGCGAGGTGCGCTGA